From Drosophila virilis strain 15010-1051.87 chromosome X, Dvir_AGI_RSII-ME, whole genome shotgun sequence, the proteins below share one genomic window:
- the LOC6633709 gene encoding uncharacterized protein yields MKVFKLSVWVKLVAWFLLAAFGIKLLSLMTERTERITNSPVRHAAKLIGAGAVYGAPPVPPPPPPPQPEHRPKATRTTKPINEPLELEQLLRANSARNWSLNDNCAPYPRFEDLHIENLYYQFTMGGNVSYYLMSAYYDRRLAIDTTPSVVLLGMISSLSGPFERAFCQLWYEQSAWPELVDMERHVFGWFDSWGIGPDHVYPVLLTCPLVGTAREHRVPQLVSLVFGDRCARPCNALRVHYEAPQRRRATRFGVCVKDLQFPTEDMSERFVEWLELMRLMGAERVIAYDLGGQTLLPNTMRTLKHYAKQDGLLQLLPFRLLEGHPKPAANYGLSKRLNEVLMYNDCLYRNMYEFDYLAVMDVDEVIMPLGKLHNWTALVELLDTNNSRNSNSKSESAENCYAKCSLCFRNVYFSRELPQDGTPPASFYMLRHVQRVAEHLDANSAIKCLHATAYVTMVHNHFPLGWRGACGPHDVPTAIGQMQHYREPDIKQTLKEPPPVRDDNIWRFKEQLISNALAVHRQLGWSLP; encoded by the exons ATGAAGGTGTTCAAGCTGTCGGTATGGGTTAAGTTAGTGGCCTGGTTTTTGCTGGCCGCCTTTGGCATCAAGCTGCTGTCGCTGATGACCGAAAGGACCGAAAGGATAACAAACAGCCCAGTCAGGCACGCAGCGAAATTGATTGGCGCAGGTGCTGTGTATGGAGCACCACCTG tgccgccgccgccgccgccgccgcagccggAGCACAGACCGAAGGCAACGAGGACAACGAAACCTATAAACGAGCCACTGGAATTGGAGCAGCTGCTACGCGCGAATTCTGCTCGCAATTGGTCGCTCAATGACAACTGTGCGCCATATCCGCGCTTCGAGGATCTGCACATTGAGAATCTGTACTATCAGTTCACCATGGGCGGAAATGTCAGCTATTATCTAATGAGCGCCTACTACGATCGCCGGCTGGCCATAGATACGACGCCGAGCGTCGTGCTGCTGGGCATGATTAGCAGCCTTTCGGGACCCTTTGAGCGTGCCTTTTGCCAGCTGTGGTATGAGCAAAGCGCCTGGCCGGAGCTGGTGGATATGGAGCGTCACGTGTTTGGTTGGTTCGATAGCTGGGGCATTGGACCGGATCATGTGTATCCAGTGCTGTTGACCTGCCCGCTGGTGGGCACCGCCCGGGAACATCGTGTGCCCCAGCTGGTGTCCCTGGTTTTTGGGGATCGTTGCGCGCGGCCGTGCAACGCGCTCCGTGTGCACTATGAGGCGCCACAGCGTCGACGTGCCACACGTTTCGGTGTCTGCGTCAAGGATTTGCAATTTCCCACCGAAGATATGTCTGAGCGTTTCGTGGAATGGCTGGAGCTGATGCGTCTGATGGGCGCCGAACGTGTGATCGCCTACGATTTAGGCGGCCAAACGCTGTTGCCAAACACAATGCGCACACTGAAGCACTATGCGAAACAGGATGGtctgctccagctgcttcCGTTCCGGCTTCTCGAGGGCCATCCCAAGCCGGCGGCCAATTACGGGCTAAGCAAGCGGCTAAACGAGGTGCTCATGTACAACGATTGCCTCTATCGGAATATGTACGAGTTTGACTATTTGGCTGTCATGGACGTGGATGAGGTAATCATGCCGCTGGGCAAGCTGCACAACTGGACGGCGCTGGTGGAGCTGTTAGATACAAACAACAGCAGGAATAGTAACAGCAAAAGCGAGAGCGCTGAAAACTGTTATGCCAAATGCAGTCTGTGCTTTCGCAATGTCTACTTCTCCAGGGAGCTGCCGCAGGATGGGACGCCACCAGCTAGCTTCTATATGCTGCGGCATGTGCAACGCGTGGCAGAACATTTGGATGCGAATTCGGCCATTAAGTGTCTGCATGCCACTGCCTATGTCACCATGGTGCACAATCATTTTCCGCTCGGCTGGCGGGGCGCTTGCGGCCCCCACGATGTGCCCACCGCCATTGGCCAGATGCAGCACTATCGGGAGCCAGATATCAAGCAGACGCTCAAAGAGCCGCCGCCGGTGCGCGACGATAACATTTGGCGTTTCAAGGAACAGCTGATAAGCAATGCCCTTGCCGTGCATCGACAGCTGGGCTGGTCGCTGCCGTAG